A part of Diprion similis isolate iyDipSimi1 chromosome 12, iyDipSimi1.1, whole genome shotgun sequence genomic DNA contains:
- the LOC124413461 gene encoding transcription elongation regulator 1 isoform X2 — protein sequence MEVSSEQPAPTMEPAANTEQEATEEPTEETEEYNFDGDEYRPFIPRGRGGFRGRGRGAFDFSMRGGPPRFRGRGFGPRGPMFRGGNNGFPFEGPPRPNCPPGPGGPRFRGPPPFDPSWGPMGPPNLMGPPNMMGPPGMPPPHMMNGPLGAGPYGPPPGMGPPSMNGAQVAGQQTQQQIHQSQTNIPGLDLNGEVWVETKTGDGKSYFYNIRTRETTWTKPEGPNVKVMAQDQLEQLVHGAAKQGTGSTTPTGTTQSQPAETRVTPSGEQLTGSSEAQSQVTTSTPSSATTAPASEPTDTSVQPEISQTNASPSAVSALTTNGTANMMQPPPNMLPMQHRMPTNQFGGPIPTPFGAAPFGMPPPGFQAFGNYGPPQTNWGMPQMPHGVMTPQTGVEDPAILAQIDPELVASALVWTEHRAPDGRMYYYNTKAGESVWEKPQPMKDFENAKLAIRQKADDIVPAGTQDVPIKLDKQEESTQETKENFKETENNKQKKDEVVPKESAKPQDKSRPISSTPVPGTPWCVVWTGDGRVFFYNPSSRISVWERPEDLVGRTDVEKLIATPPDAVATPKNPHQSDSSESSEEDQPTPAKKPKQEEVVKVIPKEEEEKEGKKTIDIGKEAAIEAEVRAARERAIVPLDTRIKSFKDMLAEKDVSAFSTWEKELHKIVFDPRYLLLTSKERKQVFEKYVKERAEEERREKRNKMKERKEQFQKLLEEATLHGKSSFSDFAQKHGKDDRFKNVEKMRERESLFNEYLLEVRKREKEEKTAKREQVKKDFLTMLREHKDIDRHSHWSDCKKKLESDWRYRVVESTTAREDWFRDYIRILKEERKKEKERDKDHKHKEKDHHKSEKKDKDRKDNDKYKEKSKEKVDKEVTKEKKQRRIELNHEENGKEKLTVEKEAGEVEEPEEKKLKRDNDKEENNIASDSEEDREKQKRERERRAEASLREREREVQRTLATHLRDRDKERQHHRHAEAVQHFSALLADLVRNGDLAWREAKRQLRKDHRWDLAESLEREEKERLFNEHIEQLGRKKRDKFRELLDEVGASTELTASWRDIKKTLKDDPRYVKFSSSDRKCEKEFKEYIKDKLVAAKADFRELLQETKLITDKTFKKVQENSASLAEIEEILRKDRRFLVLEAAAMERTRLLMGYLEELARRGPPPPPTASEPSRRPTTN from the exons ATGGAAGTAAGCAGTGAACAACCCGCTCCAACTATGGAGCCTGCCGCTAATACAGAGCAGGAGGCCACCGAAGAACCTACAGAGGAAACAGAGGAGTACAATTTCGATGGTGACGAATACAGGCCTTTTATACCGCGAGGCCGAGGAGGTTTTAG GGGCCGGGGTCGGGGAGCTTTTGACTTTTCAATGAGAGGTGGGCCCCCTAGATTTAGGGGACGAGGATTTGGCCCACGTGGGCCAATGTTCAGAGGAGGAAACAATGGGTTCCCGTTCGAAGGTCCACCACGTCCCAACTGTCCACCAGGTCCTGGAGGACCACGTTTTCGTGGCCCACCACCGTTTGATCCAAGCTGGGGTCCTATGGGACCCCCTAATTTGATGGGGCCTCCCAACATGATGGGACCACCTGGAATG CCTCCCCCGCACATGATGAATGGACCTCTTGGTGCTGGCCCTTATGGCCCACCGCCTGGAATGGGACCACCAAGCATGAAT GGAGCACAAGTCGCCGGTCAGCAGACTCAACAGCAGATACATCAATCGCAAACAAACATTCCAGGATTAGACCTCAATGGTGAGGTATGGGTTGAAACGAAAACTGGGGATGGAAagtcatatttttataacataaGAACAAGGGAGACTACCTGGACCAAGCCTGAGGGACCAAATGTTAAAGTTATGGCGCAAGATCAG TTGGAGCAACTGGTCCATGGCGCTGCTAAACAAGGTACCGGATCGACAACGCCGACAGGTACAACACAGTCTCAACCGGCTGAAACACGGGTAACACCGTCTGGCGAACAACTAACTGGCAGTTCAGAAGCTCAGAGTCAAGTTACTACCTCAACACCTTCTTCTGCAACTACGGCACCAGCTAGTGAACCAACCGACACAAGTGTGCAGCCGGAAATAAGTCAAACAAATG CGTCACCATCGGCTGTTAGTGCTTTGACGACTAACGGCACAGCAAACATGATGCAACCACCTCCAAATATGCTGCCAATGCAACACAGAATGCCCACTAATCAGTTTGGCGGTCCTATACCCACTCCATTTGGAGCAGCACCTTTCGGTATGCCTCCTCCAGGTTTCCAGGCTTTTGGAAATTATGGACCACCTCAAACAAATTggg GTATGCCACAAATGCCACATGGTGTCATGACTCCTCAGACTGGTGTTGAAGATCCTGCCATATTGGCACAGATAGACCCAGAGTTAGTTGCTTCAGCATTGGTTTGGACTGAACATCGCGCACCTGATGGCCGGATGTACTATTATAATACAAAAGCAGGCGAATCAGTCTGGGAAAAGCCCCAGCCaatgaaagattttgaaa atgCAAAACTTGCCATACGACAAAAAGCAGATGATATAGTACCTGCCGGAACTCAAGACGTCCCGATCAAACTTGACAAACAAGAAGAGAGTACTCAAGAGaccaaagaaaatttcaaggaaactgaaaataacaaacaaaagaaagatGAAGTTGTTCCTAAAGAATCAGCTAAACCACAAGATAAATCAAGGCCGATTTCTAGCACTCCCGTTCCTGGAACACCATG GTGCGTGGTGTGGACTGGAGATGGTCGCGTATTTTTCTATAATCCTTCTTCCCGAATATCGGTGTGGGAAAGGCCTGAGGATCTAGTTGGACGGACAGACGTTGAGAAACTGATTGCCACTCCACCAGATGCTGTTGCGACACCCAAAAATCCTCATCAATCAGATTCTAGCGAAAGCAGTGAGGAGGACCAGCCTACACCAGctaaaaaaccaaaacaagAAGAAGTTGTTAAGG TCATCCCtaaggaggaagaggaaaaagaaggaaagaaaactaTCGACATAGGTAAGGAGGCTGCGATTGAAGCAGAAGTGAGGGCTGCCAGAGAAAGAGCCATTGTTCCTTTGGATACAAGAATCAAATCATTCAAAGATATGCTAGCAGAAAAAGAT GTATCAGCATTCAGTACGTGGGAGAAAGAATTACATAAAATAGTGTTCGACCCTCGATATTTGTTGTTGACATCGAAGGAGAGGAAGCaagtctttgaaaaatatgtaaagGAGCGAGCTGAGGAGGAACGACGAGAGAagcgaaataaaatgaaggaGAGGAAGGAACAATTTCAGAAGCTTCTTGAAGAAGCCACACTTCATGGAAA ATCATCGTTCagtgattttgctcaaaaacatggcaaagacgaccgttttaaAAATGTGGAGAAGATGCGCGAGCGCGAGAGTCTGTTTAACGAATATCTACTGGAAGTGCGGAAGcgggagaaggaggagaaaacGGCTAAACGAGAACAG gtGAAAAAGGATTTTTTAACCATGTTGCGAGAGCACAAGGACATTGACAGACATTCTCATTGGAGTGATTGCAAGAAGAAATTAGAATCTGATTGGAGGTATAGAGTGGTGGAGTCTACTACTGCCCGAGAGGACTGGTTTAGGGATTATATCCGTATACTGaaggaggaaagaaagaaagaaaaggaacgCGACAAGGATCATAAACACAAGGAGAAGGACCACCATAAATCTGAGAAAAAGGATAAAGACAGGAAAGATAACGACAAGTACAAAGAGAAGTCCAAGGAAAAGGTTGATAAAGAAGTCACAAAGGAgaagaaacaaagaagaatAGAACTTAATCATGAGGAGAATGGTAAGGAAAAGCTCACTGTAGAGAAGGAAGCTGGGGAAGTTGAAGAGCcagaagagaagaaattgaaaagagaTAATGAC AAAGAGGAAAACAATATTGCTTCCGATTCGGAAGAAGATCGCGAGAAGCAGAAACGCGAAAGAGAACGAAGGGCTGAGGCCAGTTTGAGGGAACGTGAACGAGAAGTACAACGTACCCTGGCTACTCACCTCCGTGATCGGGATAAGGAAAGGCAACATCATAGGCACGCGGAAGCTGTCCAACACTTCAGTGCACTTCTTGCTGATCTG GTTCGGAACGGCGATCTTGCTTGGCGCGAGGCGAAACGACAATTAAGAAAAGATCATAGATGGGATTTAGCGGAGAGTttagaaagagaagagaaggagcGGTTATTCAATGAACATATCGAACAGCTCGGTCGTAAGAAGCGAGATAAATTCAGGGAGCTACTAGACGAAGTTGGAGCATCTACAGAGCTTACCGCGTCCTGGAGAGATATTaagaaaactttgaaagaTGATCCCAGATACGTTAAGTTTTCGTCTAGTGATAGG aaatgtgaaaaggAATTCAAAGAATACATCAAGGATAAACTAGTGGCAGCCAAAGCTGATTTCAGAGAACTTCTCCAG GAAACAAAACTCATAACCGATAAGACATTCAAAAAAGTTCAAGAAAACAGCGCTTCCCTGgcagaaattgaagaaattttacgAAAGGACCGAAGATTCCTTGTTTTGGAAGCTGCAGCTATGGAACGAACACGTTTGCTTATGGGTTATTTGGAGGAATTGGCTCGCAGGGGTCCACCGCCACCACCTACAGCCTCAGAACCTTCTCGCAGACCAACCACAAA TTAA
- the LOC124413461 gene encoding transcription elongation regulator 1 isoform X1 has translation MEVSSEQPAPTMEPAANTEQEATEEPTEETEEYNFDGDEYRPFIPRGRGGFRGRGRGAFDFSMRGGPPRFRGRGFGPRGPMFRGGNNGFPFEGPPRPNCPPGPGGPRFRGPPPFDPSWGPMGPPNLMGPPNMMGPPGMPPPHMMNGPLGAGPYGPPPGMGPPSMNQGAQVAGQQTQQQIHQSQTNIPGLDLNGEVWVETKTGDGKSYFYNIRTRETTWTKPEGPNVKVMAQDQLEQLVHGAAKQGTGSTTPTGTTQSQPAETRVTPSGEQLTGSSEAQSQVTTSTPSSATTAPASEPTDTSVQPEISQTNASPSAVSALTTNGTANMMQPPPNMLPMQHRMPTNQFGGPIPTPFGAAPFGMPPPGFQAFGNYGPPQTNWGMPQMPHGVMTPQTGVEDPAILAQIDPELVASALVWTEHRAPDGRMYYYNTKAGESVWEKPQPMKDFENAKLAIRQKADDIVPAGTQDVPIKLDKQEESTQETKENFKETENNKQKKDEVVPKESAKPQDKSRPISSTPVPGTPWCVVWTGDGRVFFYNPSSRISVWERPEDLVGRTDVEKLIATPPDAVATPKNPHQSDSSESSEEDQPTPAKKPKQEEVVKVIPKEEEEKEGKKTIDIGKEAAIEAEVRAARERAIVPLDTRIKSFKDMLAEKDVSAFSTWEKELHKIVFDPRYLLLTSKERKQVFEKYVKERAEEERREKRNKMKERKEQFQKLLEEATLHGKSSFSDFAQKHGKDDRFKNVEKMRERESLFNEYLLEVRKREKEEKTAKREQVKKDFLTMLREHKDIDRHSHWSDCKKKLESDWRYRVVESTTAREDWFRDYIRILKEERKKEKERDKDHKHKEKDHHKSEKKDKDRKDNDKYKEKSKEKVDKEVTKEKKQRRIELNHEENGKEKLTVEKEAGEVEEPEEKKLKRDNDKEENNIASDSEEDREKQKRERERRAEASLREREREVQRTLATHLRDRDKERQHHRHAEAVQHFSALLADLVRNGDLAWREAKRQLRKDHRWDLAESLEREEKERLFNEHIEQLGRKKRDKFRELLDEVGASTELTASWRDIKKTLKDDPRYVKFSSSDRKCEKEFKEYIKDKLVAAKADFRELLQETKLITDKTFKKVQENSASLAEIEEILRKDRRFLVLEAAAMERTRLLMGYLEELARRGPPPPPTASEPSRRPTTN, from the exons ATGGAAGTAAGCAGTGAACAACCCGCTCCAACTATGGAGCCTGCCGCTAATACAGAGCAGGAGGCCACCGAAGAACCTACAGAGGAAACAGAGGAGTACAATTTCGATGGTGACGAATACAGGCCTTTTATACCGCGAGGCCGAGGAGGTTTTAG GGGCCGGGGTCGGGGAGCTTTTGACTTTTCAATGAGAGGTGGGCCCCCTAGATTTAGGGGACGAGGATTTGGCCCACGTGGGCCAATGTTCAGAGGAGGAAACAATGGGTTCCCGTTCGAAGGTCCACCACGTCCCAACTGTCCACCAGGTCCTGGAGGACCACGTTTTCGTGGCCCACCACCGTTTGATCCAAGCTGGGGTCCTATGGGACCCCCTAATTTGATGGGGCCTCCCAACATGATGGGACCACCTGGAATG CCTCCCCCGCACATGATGAATGGACCTCTTGGTGCTGGCCCTTATGGCCCACCGCCTGGAATGGGACCACCAAGCATGAAT CAGGGAGCACAAGTCGCCGGTCAGCAGACTCAACAGCAGATACATCAATCGCAAACAAACATTCCAGGATTAGACCTCAATGGTGAGGTATGGGTTGAAACGAAAACTGGGGATGGAAagtcatatttttataacataaGAACAAGGGAGACTACCTGGACCAAGCCTGAGGGACCAAATGTTAAAGTTATGGCGCAAGATCAG TTGGAGCAACTGGTCCATGGCGCTGCTAAACAAGGTACCGGATCGACAACGCCGACAGGTACAACACAGTCTCAACCGGCTGAAACACGGGTAACACCGTCTGGCGAACAACTAACTGGCAGTTCAGAAGCTCAGAGTCAAGTTACTACCTCAACACCTTCTTCTGCAACTACGGCACCAGCTAGTGAACCAACCGACACAAGTGTGCAGCCGGAAATAAGTCAAACAAATG CGTCACCATCGGCTGTTAGTGCTTTGACGACTAACGGCACAGCAAACATGATGCAACCACCTCCAAATATGCTGCCAATGCAACACAGAATGCCCACTAATCAGTTTGGCGGTCCTATACCCACTCCATTTGGAGCAGCACCTTTCGGTATGCCTCCTCCAGGTTTCCAGGCTTTTGGAAATTATGGACCACCTCAAACAAATTggg GTATGCCACAAATGCCACATGGTGTCATGACTCCTCAGACTGGTGTTGAAGATCCTGCCATATTGGCACAGATAGACCCAGAGTTAGTTGCTTCAGCATTGGTTTGGACTGAACATCGCGCACCTGATGGCCGGATGTACTATTATAATACAAAAGCAGGCGAATCAGTCTGGGAAAAGCCCCAGCCaatgaaagattttgaaa atgCAAAACTTGCCATACGACAAAAAGCAGATGATATAGTACCTGCCGGAACTCAAGACGTCCCGATCAAACTTGACAAACAAGAAGAGAGTACTCAAGAGaccaaagaaaatttcaaggaaactgaaaataacaaacaaaagaaagatGAAGTTGTTCCTAAAGAATCAGCTAAACCACAAGATAAATCAAGGCCGATTTCTAGCACTCCCGTTCCTGGAACACCATG GTGCGTGGTGTGGACTGGAGATGGTCGCGTATTTTTCTATAATCCTTCTTCCCGAATATCGGTGTGGGAAAGGCCTGAGGATCTAGTTGGACGGACAGACGTTGAGAAACTGATTGCCACTCCACCAGATGCTGTTGCGACACCCAAAAATCCTCATCAATCAGATTCTAGCGAAAGCAGTGAGGAGGACCAGCCTACACCAGctaaaaaaccaaaacaagAAGAAGTTGTTAAGG TCATCCCtaaggaggaagaggaaaaagaaggaaagaaaactaTCGACATAGGTAAGGAGGCTGCGATTGAAGCAGAAGTGAGGGCTGCCAGAGAAAGAGCCATTGTTCCTTTGGATACAAGAATCAAATCATTCAAAGATATGCTAGCAGAAAAAGAT GTATCAGCATTCAGTACGTGGGAGAAAGAATTACATAAAATAGTGTTCGACCCTCGATATTTGTTGTTGACATCGAAGGAGAGGAAGCaagtctttgaaaaatatgtaaagGAGCGAGCTGAGGAGGAACGACGAGAGAagcgaaataaaatgaaggaGAGGAAGGAACAATTTCAGAAGCTTCTTGAAGAAGCCACACTTCATGGAAA ATCATCGTTCagtgattttgctcaaaaacatggcaaagacgaccgttttaaAAATGTGGAGAAGATGCGCGAGCGCGAGAGTCTGTTTAACGAATATCTACTGGAAGTGCGGAAGcgggagaaggaggagaaaacGGCTAAACGAGAACAG gtGAAAAAGGATTTTTTAACCATGTTGCGAGAGCACAAGGACATTGACAGACATTCTCATTGGAGTGATTGCAAGAAGAAATTAGAATCTGATTGGAGGTATAGAGTGGTGGAGTCTACTACTGCCCGAGAGGACTGGTTTAGGGATTATATCCGTATACTGaaggaggaaagaaagaaagaaaaggaacgCGACAAGGATCATAAACACAAGGAGAAGGACCACCATAAATCTGAGAAAAAGGATAAAGACAGGAAAGATAACGACAAGTACAAAGAGAAGTCCAAGGAAAAGGTTGATAAAGAAGTCACAAAGGAgaagaaacaaagaagaatAGAACTTAATCATGAGGAGAATGGTAAGGAAAAGCTCACTGTAGAGAAGGAAGCTGGGGAAGTTGAAGAGCcagaagagaagaaattgaaaagagaTAATGAC AAAGAGGAAAACAATATTGCTTCCGATTCGGAAGAAGATCGCGAGAAGCAGAAACGCGAAAGAGAACGAAGGGCTGAGGCCAGTTTGAGGGAACGTGAACGAGAAGTACAACGTACCCTGGCTACTCACCTCCGTGATCGGGATAAGGAAAGGCAACATCATAGGCACGCGGAAGCTGTCCAACACTTCAGTGCACTTCTTGCTGATCTG GTTCGGAACGGCGATCTTGCTTGGCGCGAGGCGAAACGACAATTAAGAAAAGATCATAGATGGGATTTAGCGGAGAGTttagaaagagaagagaaggagcGGTTATTCAATGAACATATCGAACAGCTCGGTCGTAAGAAGCGAGATAAATTCAGGGAGCTACTAGACGAAGTTGGAGCATCTACAGAGCTTACCGCGTCCTGGAGAGATATTaagaaaactttgaaagaTGATCCCAGATACGTTAAGTTTTCGTCTAGTGATAGG aaatgtgaaaaggAATTCAAAGAATACATCAAGGATAAACTAGTGGCAGCCAAAGCTGATTTCAGAGAACTTCTCCAG GAAACAAAACTCATAACCGATAAGACATTCAAAAAAGTTCAAGAAAACAGCGCTTCCCTGgcagaaattgaagaaattttacgAAAGGACCGAAGATTCCTTGTTTTGGAAGCTGCAGCTATGGAACGAACACGTTTGCTTATGGGTTATTTGGAGGAATTGGCTCGCAGGGGTCCACCGCCACCACCTACAGCCTCAGAACCTTCTCGCAGACCAACCACAAA TTAA
- the LOC124413463 gene encoding serine-rich adhesin for platelets produces MKALTTGPSVYPGTTFSCRFLLWALFFMSFYSGTRVHGNADYRQSYESLRMLNDDQRTWENLSENFQSVNAHRENDKALESSRLQNDSAKLPLLLDENNIMHAEVSSNNDEENYSDEYEEELHHPSELKTTLRPANPKHRALDGVVSQSPTASSLNISSKESHGDEDYLAEYDAYYYYDEDENDTDLVHHLTNSSNIESDKIKMGANLQEPDYSISDNLTYHKLHQNNFSDNAEMDDDEGVSMESSNNHYVLASNSSSQLPDKSVLIEQAIVSVVTTKSVVNGTVSIPVTPLPQTTEQISSPPSSSEIVNTKQMDRSQTTENSIVLASVQTSRSISGARFLPFAVVEQVEQVAQNVNSNNKVPGPLESTESINDKLDRVQSELSSGIFNGGFRNSGNTLQLDVLPETEQAKKSRTTTMRVPVISKFVPHQYNANRKPAAPSRSPLKPTITRFNRNETKLNNSLISTPKSVVIKPPQLRPPTDKTSSNAGKEDAGKIKSIVVQDIAAFLPPGYNIEKVKNEPTEKSIIDDIFAKAKVNISSLLPPGYNNKQNNASDQKNQQSLANNVAKKSPVDLSSLLPSGYKPPKLTGEDGSNVTSESKQPQIDDLFAVSKVDLSSLLPPNYNLKKTDGSNAPSGKDTTVKNPPALANATTPASVSTTKTAGIKLVFPSRPGGRKPINRITTPSTVHAQGPGGFKPAIHKGWPVRATTEFTGWPTSSTTPISIEKLLEAARTATPDSNTSSTVAAGETSTTTTTTTTTTTPRPTTPGICEEECEVAGTIRLVGNTVWIPELLDSNTKEWKQLAAEVENEIDLAFTKSNTLRKWYKKIRIDAFSQGSILVDYFVELSEIGTKINTQELKTIFHDALNIHPSNNDNSSESDNLLVLGEFTIDPASTDFVVVQKRAFPPQMAEDNTIIPQWAIAIIVIGVGGLLFTIVFGVFVMINRRNVAKIKPTMPMFDEEIEKNIIHKNQTTPRRRSLDYPKDYSKDYPKEYHKDDLYDIDADWNDKSFDSTSNKMMVDGPYNDSSRYNLYDSWRSEWNGYYYNASRGSNRSPGYESTTGVSRHRPNYDTNF; encoded by the exons ATGAAGGCGTTAACAACGGGTCCATCGGTGTATCCGGGTACCACCTTTAGCTGCAGATTTCTATTATGGGCACTGTTCTTCATGTCGTTCTACTCGGGTACTAGAGTACACGGAAATGCGGACTATCGACAAAGTTACGAGAGTCTGCGGATGCTCAATG ATGATCAAAGAACGTGGGaaaatttatctgaaaattttcaatcggtTAACGCACACAGAGAAAATGATAAAGCACTCGAGTCGTCAAGACTACAGAATGATAGTGCAAAGTTGCCATTGCTCCTAGATGAGAACAATATTATGCACGCAGAGGTCTCGTCTAATAACGATGAAGAAAACTACAGTGACGAGTATGAGGAAGAACTCCATCATCCATCTGAGTTAAAAACAACCTTGCGTCCCGCAAATCCAAAACATAGAGCTCTAGATGGTGTAGTTAGCCAATCTCCTACAGCGAGCAGTCTGAATATTAGTTCTAAAGAATCACATGGAGATGAGGATTATTTGGCAGAATACGATGCCTATTATTACTacgatgaggatgaaaatgatACGGACTTGGTACATCACCTGACAAATTCTAGTAATATAGAAtctgacaaaataaaaatgggcGCTAACTTACAAGAACCAGATTACTCAATATCAGACAATTTGACGTACCACAAATTGCATCAGAATAACTTCAGCGATAACGCAGAGATGGATGACGATGAAGGCGTCTCTATGGAAAGTAGTAACAACCATTACGTACTAGCATCGAATTCCTCAAGCCAACTTCCTGATAAATCAGTACTGATTGAACAAGCAATTGTTTCTGTGGTAACAACTAAAAGCGTCGTTAATGGTACAGTATCCATTCCGGTAACTCCTTTGCCACAAACTACTGAACAAATTTCGTCGCCACCTTCGTCGTCCGAAATTGTGAATACCAAACAAATGGACAGATCACAAACCACTGAAAATTCTATAGTTCTAGCATCGGTGCAGACAAGCCGCAGTATTTCTGGGGCCAGGTTCTTGCCTTTCGCTGTTGTGGAACAGGTGGAGCAAGTGGCGCAGAATGTCAATAGCAACAATAAGGTACCAGGACCTTTGGAATCTACTGAAAGTATCAATGACAAATTGGACAGAGTGCAGTCTGAGTTATCAAGTGGAATTTTCAACGGTGGTTTCAGAAATTCAGGCAACACATTGCAGCTGGATGTTTTACCGGAAACTGAACAGGCAAAAAAAAGTCGAACTACAACAATGAGGGTGCCTGTAATCAGCAAATTTGTACCACATCAATACAATGCTAACAGAAAACCAGCGGCACCATCGAGATCACCTCTTAAACCAACTATCACTAGGTTCAATCGTAATGAAACCAAGTTGAATAACAGCCTTATCTCAACTCCAAAAAGCGTTGTAATAAAGCCTCCTCAGTTGCGTCCGCCTACTGATAAAACAAGCAGTAACGCGGGTAAGGAGGATGCTGGCAAAATAAAGAGTATAGTTGTACAAGATATTGCTGCATTTTTACCACCTGGTTATAACATTGAGAAGGTGAAAAACGAGCCTACAGAAAAGTCAATCATTGATGATATTTTTGCAAAGGCTAAAGTGaatatttcttcacttttacCTCCGGGATATAACAACAAGCAAAACAATGCATCTGATCAGAAGAATCAACAGTCACTGGCAAAtaatgttgcaaaaaaatccCCAGTTGATCTTTCATCACTTTTGCCATCGGGATATAAGCCGCCAAAACTAACTGGCGAAGATGGTAGTAATGTGACATCTGAAAGTAAGCAGCCTCAAATAGACGACCTATTTGCTGTTTCAAAGGTCGATCTTTCTTCACTTTTACCACCGAATTACAAtctaaaaaaaactgatgGCTCAAATGCACCAAGCGGCAAGGATACAACAGTCAAAAATCCACCTGCATTAGCAAATGCTACGACGCCAGCTTCTGTGTCAACGACAAAAACTGCTGGtataaaattagtttttccAAGCCGGCCTGGGGGGAGAAAACCGATAAATCGAATTACAACCCCTTCAACAGTACATGCGCAAGGTCCTGGTGGATTTAAACCGGCTATTCATAAAGGCTGGCCAGTCAG AGCAACAACGGAATTCACAGGATGGCCTACATCTTCAACGACTCCTatatcgattgaaaaattactcgagGCAGCACGTACAGCGACTCCTGATTCTAACACATCCAGTACTGTAGCGGCAGGTGAGACATCAACTACGACCACTACTACAACGACTACAACAACACCTCGACCTACTACACCCGGTATTTGTGAAGAAGAATGCGAAGTAGCTGGAACTATTCGCCTTGTTGGAAATACAGTTTGGATACCTGAATTACTGGATAGTAATACCAAAGAGTGGAAACAACTTGCTGCCGAAGTGGAAAATGAG ATAGATTTGGCTTTTACAAAATCCAATACCTTGAGAAAATGgtacaagaaaataagaatagaTGCATTCAG CCAAGGGAGTATACTGGTTGATTACTTCGTGGAACTGAGTGAAATTGGAACAAAAATCAACACCCAAGAGTTGAAGACAATCTTCCACGATGCTTTAAATATACATCCATCGAACAATGACAATAGCTCAGAATCTGACAATTTATTAGTTCTCGGAGAGTTTACTATTGATCCTGCATCAACCGATTTCGTTG TTGTGCAAAAACGAGCCTTTCCACCGCAGATGGCCGAAGATAATACAATTATACCGCAGTGGGCAATTGCTATCATCGTGATCGGGGTTGGAGGATTGCTATTTACAATAGTATTTGGTGTTTTTGTT ATGATAAATCGTCGAAATGTTGCCAAGATTAAGCCAACCATGCCCATGTTTGATgaagaaatagagaaaaatataattcacaaGAATCAAACGACACCAAGGCGCAGATCACTCGATTACCCAAAGGATTACTCAAAGGATTATCCAAAGGAATACCATAAAGATGACTTGTACGATATAGATGCAGATTGGAATGACAAATCTTTTGATTCAACATCTAACAAG atgATGGTCGACGGACCTTACAATGATTCTTCAAGATACAATTTATACGATAGTTGGCGATCCGAATGGAATGGATACTATTACAATGCCTCACGTGGGAGTAACAGAAGCCCAGGTTACGAGAGTACGACTGGTGTATCACGACATCGTCCAAATTATGACACAAacttttaa